A region of Myxococcaceae bacterium JPH2 DNA encodes the following proteins:
- a CDS encoding immune inhibitor A: MRKPNPWLAWSLMTLAAPAALAEQPWYEKPEMEAEAQTQLRRASPEVSDDMPHPQGERQKAMRQRALRERLRGQGLGNGKVHKLGKGQYVELGLEREDKVFVILVEFGNQVHPVYGNPTTNPGGDLPGPLHNQIASPDRAKDNTTIWQADYSREHFENLYFSNAPGYDSVANYYKAASSGRYTINGVVTDWVKVPYNEARYGHDLCGGSNCSSGVWPLISDAIHVWTQNQIAAGKTPEEISAYLATFDTWDRYDYDGDGDFNEPDGYIDHFQIVHAGMGEEVGGGAQGANAVWSHRWFAYSNRTSADGPGPANNPNGGTRFAPNVNFWVGDYTMQPENGGLGVFAHEYGHDLGLPDQYDTTNLADNGTGFWSIMSSGSYLNDGTTDIGSRPGDFFAWDKLQLGWLNYDEAFAGKRSHHTLGPAEWNSRAAQGLLVHLPLKPRPEPVTAPAAGAYAWQGGQGNNLDVVLVKTVKLPKKQAATLSLQTWFDTEPDWDYGYIALAVDDGDFVNLPSSVSTQTDPNGNNLGNGITGASNGWVPLSFDLSAYAGHSVTVKLRYKTDPASFGTGFLFDEVRVSTDKKILFADGAESGADAWDQATFRLTDGQNTYYENYYLAEYRSYLGYDKTLQTGPYNYGFSADGLPKWAERYAYNEGLLITYWDTSMSDNKVYDHPGEGRLLPVDSRPVPLRRADGRYWSGRVQIHDATFGVQPSLGLSIKPNGQPRENYPSMPAEPIFNDLNTFWYPEQPYAGVKVPHTGTVIEVVKEKPAADLMKVRVYSASELQ, translated from the coding sequence ATGAGGAAGCCCAATCCGTGGCTCGCATGGAGCCTGATGACGCTGGCGGCGCCGGCGGCGCTGGCCGAGCAGCCCTGGTACGAGAAGCCGGAGATGGAAGCCGAGGCCCAGACGCAGCTTCGGCGCGCCTCCCCTGAAGTGTCGGATGACATGCCCCACCCCCAGGGTGAGCGGCAGAAGGCCATGCGGCAGCGGGCGCTGCGTGAGCGGTTGCGCGGCCAGGGCCTTGGCAATGGCAAGGTCCACAAGCTGGGCAAGGGCCAGTACGTGGAGCTGGGGCTGGAGCGCGAGGACAAGGTGTTCGTCATCCTCGTGGAGTTCGGCAACCAGGTGCACCCCGTCTACGGCAACCCCACCACCAACCCCGGTGGCGACCTGCCCGGACCGCTGCACAACCAGATTGCCTCGCCGGACCGCGCCAAGGACAACACCACCATCTGGCAGGCGGACTACAGCCGCGAGCACTTCGAGAACCTCTACTTCTCGAATGCGCCCGGCTACGACTCGGTGGCCAACTACTACAAGGCGGCGTCCTCGGGTCGCTACACCATCAACGGCGTCGTGACGGACTGGGTGAAGGTCCCGTACAACGAGGCCCGCTACGGCCATGACCTGTGCGGCGGCAGCAACTGCTCCAGCGGCGTGTGGCCCCTCATCTCGGACGCCATCCACGTCTGGACGCAGAACCAGATCGCCGCGGGCAAGACGCCCGAGGAGATCTCCGCGTACCTGGCCACCTTCGACACGTGGGACCGGTACGACTACGACGGCGACGGCGACTTCAACGAGCCGGACGGCTACATCGACCACTTCCAGATCGTCCACGCCGGCATGGGCGAGGAAGTCGGCGGCGGCGCGCAAGGTGCCAACGCCGTGTGGAGCCACCGCTGGTTCGCCTACTCCAACCGCACCAGCGCGGACGGCCCCGGCCCTGCGAACAACCCCAACGGCGGCACGCGCTTCGCGCCGAACGTGAACTTCTGGGTGGGCGACTACACCATGCAGCCGGAGAACGGCGGCCTGGGCGTGTTCGCGCACGAGTACGGCCACGACCTGGGTCTGCCGGACCAGTACGACACGACGAACCTGGCGGACAACGGCACCGGCTTCTGGAGCATCATGTCCAGCGGCTCGTACCTGAACGACGGCACCACCGACATCGGCTCGCGCCCGGGTGACTTCTTCGCCTGGGACAAGCTGCAGCTGGGCTGGCTGAACTACGACGAGGCGTTCGCGGGCAAGCGCTCGCACCACACGCTGGGCCCCGCGGAGTGGAACTCGCGCGCGGCGCAGGGCCTGCTGGTGCACCTGCCGCTCAAGCCCCGTCCCGAGCCCGTCACCGCTCCCGCCGCGGGCGCGTACGCGTGGCAGGGCGGCCAGGGCAACAACCTGGACGTCGTGCTGGTGAAGACCGTCAAGCTGCCCAAGAAGCAGGCCGCGACGCTGTCGCTCCAGACCTGGTTCGACACGGAGCCGGACTGGGACTACGGCTACATCGCGTTGGCGGTGGATGACGGCGACTTCGTCAACCTGCCCTCGTCGGTGAGCACGCAGACCGACCCCAACGGCAACAACCTGGGCAACGGCATCACCGGCGCGTCCAACGGCTGGGTGCCGCTGAGCTTCGACCTCAGCGCCTACGCGGGCCACAGCGTCACCGTCAAGCTGCGCTACAAGACGGACCCCGCCTCGTTCGGCACGGGCTTCCTCTTCGACGAGGTGCGCGTGAGCACCGACAAGAAGATCCTCTTCGCGGACGGCGCGGAGAGCGGCGCGGACGCGTGGGACCAGGCGACGTTCCGCCTCACGGACGGCCAGAACACCTACTACGAGAACTACTACCTGGCCGAGTACCGGAGCTACCTCGGCTACGACAAGACGCTGCAGACCGGCCCGTACAACTACGGCTTCTCCGCGGACGGCCTGCCCAAGTGGGCCGAGCGCTACGCGTACAACGAGGGCCTGCTCATCACGTACTGGGACACGTCCATGTCGGACAACAAGGTGTATGACCACCCGGGCGAGGGCCGCCTCTTGCCCGTCGACTCGCGCCCCGTCCCGCTGCGCCGCGCCGATGGCCGCTACTGGTCCGGCCGCGTGCAGATCCACGACGCGACGTTCGGCGTGCAGCCCAGCCTGGGCCTGTCCATCAAGCCCAATGGCCAGCCGCGCGAGAACTACCCGTCGATGCCCGCCGAGCCCATCTTCAACGACCTGAACACCTTCTGGTACCCCGAGCAGCCGTACGCCGGAGTCAAGGTGCCCCACACCGGCACCGTCATCGAGGTGGTCAAGGAGAAGCCGGCCGCTGACCTGATGAAGGTCCGCGTCTACTCGGCCTCCGAGCTGCAGTAG